From Solea senegalensis isolate Sse05_10M linkage group LG7, IFAPA_SoseM_1, whole genome shotgun sequence, a single genomic window includes:
- the onecut1 gene encoding hepatocyte nuclear factor 6 isoform X2, whose product MNAQLSMENIGDLHGVSHESLTSHGELLSGHSPHSRPSPRGLSHRAMGMATLLDSGDYHPSHPGHLHPAISMCEAPPGMSASSTYTTLTPLQPLPPISTVSDKFPPHHHHHHHHHHHPHHPHPHPHQRIPGNVSGSFTLMREDRSLAPMNSLYPAYHHKDPCMGQSLSPLSGSGLASIHTSQAGIPPYAHPGAAMPGEKMLTPSGFEAHHPAMLGRHTEQHMSSSAGMVQINGLHHHPHAHLSAQGHGQGLGNSREQASGPGQQGGGGGGVSGGQMEEVNTKEVAQRITTELKRYSIPQAIFAQRVLCRSQGTLSDLLRNPKPWSKLKSGRETFRRMWKWLQEPEFQRMSALRLAACKRKEQDHGRSERGSVSKKPRLVFTDVQRRTLHAIFKENKRPSKELQLTIAQQLGLELATVSNFFMNARRRSLDKWVDDGSGHSANSGHNTCTKA is encoded by the exons ATGAACGCACAGCTGTCGATGGAGAATATTGGCGACCTGCACGGAGTGAGCCATGAGTCTCTGACCAGTCACGGAGAGCTGCTGAGTGGCCACAGTCCACATTCCCGTCCGAGCCCACGGGGTCTTAGCCACCGCGCTATGGGCATGGCGACCCTGCTGGACAGCGGAGACTATCACCCCAGCCACCCGGGACACCTGCACCCAGCCATCAGCATGTGTGAAGCCCCCCCAGGCATGAGTGCGAGCAGCACCTACACCACCCTGACACCCTTACAGCCCTTACCCCCCATCTCCACCGTGTCCGACAAGTTTCCtccccatcatcatcaccaccaccaccaccaccatcatccccATCATCCGCACCCGCACCCGCATCAAAGGATCCCCGGAAACGTCAGCGGCAGCTTCACGTTGATGCGAGAGGACCGGAGTCTGGCGCCTATGAACAGTCTGTATCCCGCGTACCATCACAAGGATCCGTGCATGGGCCAGAGTTTGTCCCCGCTGTCTGGTTCCGGTCTGGCCAGCATACACACGTCGCAGGCCGGCATCCCTCCCTATGCTCATCCCGGTGCCGCCATGCCCGGTGAGAAGATGCTCACTCCCAGCGGGTTCGAGGCTCACCACCCGGCCATGCTCGGTAGACACACCGAGCAGCACATGAGCTCCTCGGCGGGTATGGTACAAATCAACGGACTCCACCACCACCCGCACGCCCACCTGAGCGCGCAGGGGCACGGCCAGGGGCTGGGGAACAGCCGGGAGCAGGCCTCCGGGCCCGGGCAGCAAGGGGGCGGAGGAGGTGGCGTTTCTGGGGGACAGATGGAGGAGGTGAATACCAAAGAGGTGGCGCAGAGGATCACAACAGAGCTGAAGCGCTACAGCATCCCTCAGGCCATCTTTGCCCAGCGTGTCCTGTGCAGGTCCCAGGGGACACTGTCCGACCTGCTGAGGAACCCCAAACCTTGGTCCAAGCTCAAGTCCGGCAGAGAGACTTTCCGCCGCATGTGGAAATGGCTGCAGGAGCCTGAGTTCCAACGCATGAGTGCGCTCAGGCTCGCAG CATGTAAGCGCAAGGAACAGGATCATGGCCGAAGCGAGCGGGGGAGTGTGAGCAAGAAGCCGCGGCTGGTGTTCACGGATGTGCAGCGACGGACACTTCACGCCATCTTCAAGGAGAACAAGCGTCCATCAAAAGAGCTGCAGCTCACCATCGCCCAGCAGCTGGGCCTGGAGCTGGCCACAGTCAGCAACTTCTTTATGAATGCACGCCGCCGGAGCCTAGATAAGTGGGTGGATGACGGTTCCGGTCACTCAGCCAACTCTGGCCATAACACCTGCACCAAAGCCTGA
- the onecut1 gene encoding hepatocyte nuclear factor 6 isoform X1, with the protein MNAQLSMENIGDLHGVSHESLTSHGELLSGHSPHSRPSPRGLSHRAMGMATLLDSGDYHPSHPGHLHPAISMCEAPPGMSASSTYTTLTPLQPLPPISTVSDKFPPHHHHHHHHHHHPHHPHPHPHQRIPGNVSGSFTLMREDRSLAPMNSLYPAYHHKDPCMGQSLSPLSGSGLASIHTSQAGIPPYAHPGAAMPGEKMLTPSGFEAHHPAMLGRHTEQHMSSSAGMVQINGLHHHPHAHLSAQGHGQGLGNSREQASGPGQQGGGGGGVSGGQMEEVNTKEVAQRITTELKRYSIPQAIFAQRVLCRSQGTLSDLLRNPKPWSKLKSGRETFRRMWKWLQEPEFQRMSALRLAGERSLACKRKEQDHGRSERGSVSKKPRLVFTDVQRRTLHAIFKENKRPSKELQLTIAQQLGLELATVSNFFMNARRRSLDKWVDDGSGHSANSGHNTCTKA; encoded by the exons ATGAACGCACAGCTGTCGATGGAGAATATTGGCGACCTGCACGGAGTGAGCCATGAGTCTCTGACCAGTCACGGAGAGCTGCTGAGTGGCCACAGTCCACATTCCCGTCCGAGCCCACGGGGTCTTAGCCACCGCGCTATGGGCATGGCGACCCTGCTGGACAGCGGAGACTATCACCCCAGCCACCCGGGACACCTGCACCCAGCCATCAGCATGTGTGAAGCCCCCCCAGGCATGAGTGCGAGCAGCACCTACACCACCCTGACACCCTTACAGCCCTTACCCCCCATCTCCACCGTGTCCGACAAGTTTCCtccccatcatcatcaccaccaccaccaccaccatcatccccATCATCCGCACCCGCACCCGCATCAAAGGATCCCCGGAAACGTCAGCGGCAGCTTCACGTTGATGCGAGAGGACCGGAGTCTGGCGCCTATGAACAGTCTGTATCCCGCGTACCATCACAAGGATCCGTGCATGGGCCAGAGTTTGTCCCCGCTGTCTGGTTCCGGTCTGGCCAGCATACACACGTCGCAGGCCGGCATCCCTCCCTATGCTCATCCCGGTGCCGCCATGCCCGGTGAGAAGATGCTCACTCCCAGCGGGTTCGAGGCTCACCACCCGGCCATGCTCGGTAGACACACCGAGCAGCACATGAGCTCCTCGGCGGGTATGGTACAAATCAACGGACTCCACCACCACCCGCACGCCCACCTGAGCGCGCAGGGGCACGGCCAGGGGCTGGGGAACAGCCGGGAGCAGGCCTCCGGGCCCGGGCAGCAAGGGGGCGGAGGAGGTGGCGTTTCTGGGGGACAGATGGAGGAGGTGAATACCAAAGAGGTGGCGCAGAGGATCACAACAGAGCTGAAGCGCTACAGCATCCCTCAGGCCATCTTTGCCCAGCGTGTCCTGTGCAGGTCCCAGGGGACACTGTCCGACCTGCTGAGGAACCCCAAACCTTGGTCCAAGCTCAAGTCCGGCAGAGAGACTTTCCGCCGCATGTGGAAATGGCTGCAGGAGCCTGAGTTCCAACGCATGAGTGCGCTCAGGCTCGCAGGTGAGCGAAGCCTCG CATGTAAGCGCAAGGAACAGGATCATGGCCGAAGCGAGCGGGGGAGTGTGAGCAAGAAGCCGCGGCTGGTGTTCACGGATGTGCAGCGACGGACACTTCACGCCATCTTCAAGGAGAACAAGCGTCCATCAAAAGAGCTGCAGCTCACCATCGCCCAGCAGCTGGGCCTGGAGCTGGCCACAGTCAGCAACTTCTTTATGAATGCACGCCGCCGGAGCCTAGATAAGTGGGTGGATGACGGTTCCGGTCACTCAGCCAACTCTGGCCATAACACCTGCACCAAAGCCTGA